The Altererythrobacter sp. Root672 genome includes a window with the following:
- a CDS encoding YegP family protein: MRQMHPGHTRVDAFAGRGLTTVIERPLLKARFGVQDRSQEQIEPDEPGVAGGAACQFDVYRADQVRLTATQFSGGDWRWQLLDKAGQILVEAGGYPSEDKCREAVRILQRYGAPATSAPTISSGTSVRDDPS, from the coding sequence ATGAGGCAAATGCATCCAGGCCACACGCGCGTCGATGCTTTCGCCGGGCGCGGGCTCACAACAGTGATTGAACGCCCCTTGCTCAAGGCCAGATTTGGCGTCCAGGACCGCTCCCAGGAGCAAATTGAACCCGATGAGCCAGGCGTGGCTGGCGGTGCGGCATGCCAATTCGACGTGTACCGCGCGGACCAGGTCCGACTAACTGCGACCCAATTCTCCGGAGGAGATTGGCGCTGGCAACTATTGGATAAGGCAGGGCAAATCCTTGTCGAGGCCGGAGGCTATCCAAGCGAAGACAAGTGTCGGGAGGCAGTGAGAATACTGCAGCGCTACGGCGCCCCCGCCACGTCTGCCCCAACAATTTCCTCAGGCACATCAGTCAGGGATGACCCCTCATGA
- a CDS encoding DUF4440 domain-containing protein — translation MRSTGARDHEELKRLNARINDAENRGDRVFLAAVLAPKFAFQRADPERTVDDAGTFLQKVAPGGERTIRVLKPIQLFNDRALVQCIVTQGGRDYHNLRLFVRRDEEWKLLAWANEPH, via the coding sequence ATGCGATCCACCGGGGCTCGCGATCATGAAGAGCTGAAACGCCTCAACGCAAGAATCAACGACGCCGAGAACCGGGGTGACCGCGTTTTCCTGGCCGCCGTCCTCGCGCCGAAATTCGCCTTCCAGCGGGCCGACCCGGAAAGGACCGTCGACGATGCCGGCACCTTCTTGCAGAAGGTTGCACCGGGCGGCGAACGTACAATCCGCGTGCTCAAGCCAATTCAGCTCTTCAACGACCGCGCCCTGGTCCAGTGCATCGTCACGCAAGGCGGCCGGGATTATCACAATCTGCGGTTGTTCGTACGGCGCGACGAAGAATGGAAATTACTGGCCTGGGCCAACGAGCCTCATTGA
- a CDS encoding cold-shock protein: MATGTVKFFDETKGYGFITNEAGGADAFVHISAVQAAGMSSLDKDQRLSYDLENDQRGKSSAVNLQAA, translated from the coding sequence ATGGCTACCGGTACAGTGAAGTTTTTTGACGAGACCAAGGGTTATGGCTTCATCACGAATGAAGCAGGCGGCGCCGATGCCTTCGTGCACATTTCTGCAGTTCAGGCCGCGGGGATGAGCTCGCTCGATAAGGACCAGCGCCTTTCCTACGACCTCGAAAACGACCAGCGTGGCAAGTCGAGCGCGGTGAATTTGCAGGCGGCCTAA
- a CDS encoding nucleotidyltransferase family protein → MAASRRGEDDPVAKLQQKSHKCLVEIDGQVMLERVLEALLDSGCFDRAHVSVDRPDILTATPKMSAWVDEGRVVYIQSHGNLADSVLKAVEQIDKALPLVITTGDNALHTPEIVRDFVRDFHASDADALVGLTKEDVVLREYANSGLAFHRLKDGGFSSCNLYGLKNENALNSVKVFESGGQFGKRHIRILKAFGLWPFIVYKLKLADVSGLLNVIGRRLGANIEISWLDYPWGPIDVDHKHSFDLAEATLIERALATQPQAVEQRPS, encoded by the coding sequence ATGGCGGCCAGCCGTCGTGGCGAGGACGATCCCGTGGCAAAGCTGCAGCAGAAGTCGCACAAGTGCCTGGTCGAGATTGACGGACAGGTGATGCTGGAACGCGTGCTTGAAGCGCTGCTCGACAGTGGCTGCTTCGATCGGGCTCACGTCTCCGTCGATCGTCCTGACATACTCACCGCAACTCCGAAAATGTCGGCTTGGGTCGACGAGGGCCGCGTGGTCTACATACAGTCACACGGCAATCTCGCAGACAGCGTGCTGAAGGCGGTCGAACAGATCGACAAGGCACTGCCCTTGGTCATCACGACTGGCGACAACGCACTTCATACGCCCGAGATCGTGCGCGACTTCGTACGCGATTTTCATGCGAGCGATGCCGATGCCCTGGTCGGTCTCACCAAGGAAGACGTGGTGCTACGCGAATATGCAAATTCGGGGCTGGCCTTCCATCGCCTCAAGGACGGCGGCTTTTCCTCGTGCAATCTCTACGGCCTGAAGAATGAAAACGCGTTGAATTCAGTCAAGGTCTTCGAGAGTGGCGGCCAGTTCGGCAAGCGGCACATCCGCATCCTTAAGGCCTTCGGCCTTTGGCCTTTCATTGTTTACAAGCTTAAGCTTGCCGACGTTTCGGGTCTCCTGAACGTCATCGGACGCAGGCTTGGCGCCAACATTGAAATTTCCTGGCTGGATTATCCCTGGGGTCCGATCGACGTAGACCATAAGCACAGTTTCGATTTGGCAGAGGCCACGCTGATCGAACGCGCCCTTGCCACTCAACCGCAGGCGGTCGAGCAACGTCCTTCATAA
- a CDS encoding MmgE/PrpD family protein: protein MHRIERKPQEVFGDWIAGVADDWPQDAREWAHREFIDTIAVMVPGAVDPLADKIFATVEAWGHGPCTVFGKQQKLAAPWAALVNGAIAHVLDFDDNFDPPKAHPSAVLVPAIMAVAEEEKLSGPAVIDAYIVGLQILGRIGQGLNPTHRNRGWHATATVGVMGATAACARLLKLDAETCARALSIATSMSGGFMSQFGTEMKPIHAGLAAKGGIMAARFAQAGVTAGALTLDGATGMNRLMVGPDYEQLRDAMTHVEHGQTLRYSLENVGEPLLITEHKFRVKRFPTCGAIHRAMDGLLDLKEQYDFTAADVVSVDLLMPQVHFNNVFYTDPQNPLEAKFSAEYAVGCILARGDCTLADFTPEKVMSEDVRALFPIIHRHPVDKAESEFPTEVHVELKDGRKVKAVIAWPRGSKAAPFTDAEYWSKFDKCCAGVLDDDARAHLRDALERLPDLSHAGEIMARATFPSSQATRQQGQRRVYDNAN from the coding sequence GTGCATCGGATCGAGCGGAAACCCCAGGAAGTCTTTGGCGACTGGATTGCCGGTGTCGCCGACGACTGGCCGCAGGACGCGCGCGAATGGGCGCATCGAGAGTTCATCGACACGATCGCCGTCATGGTGCCCGGCGCGGTCGATCCCCTGGCGGACAAGATCTTTGCGACGGTTGAGGCCTGGGGGCACGGCCCATGCACCGTTTTCGGCAAGCAGCAGAAGTTGGCCGCGCCTTGGGCCGCGCTGGTCAACGGCGCGATCGCCCACGTGCTGGACTTCGACGACAACTTCGATCCTCCCAAGGCGCATCCCAGCGCCGTGCTGGTGCCGGCGATCATGGCGGTGGCGGAAGAGGAGAAGCTTTCCGGACCTGCGGTGATCGATGCCTATATCGTTGGACTGCAGATACTCGGCCGGATCGGTCAAGGGCTCAACCCCACGCATCGCAATCGCGGCTGGCATGCGACCGCCACCGTGGGGGTAATGGGGGCGACCGCTGCGTGCGCGCGGCTTCTTAAGCTGGATGCGGAAACCTGCGCCCGAGCTCTCTCCATCGCCACCAGCATGTCCGGGGGCTTCATGTCGCAGTTCGGCACGGAGATGAAACCGATCCACGCGGGCCTGGCGGCGAAGGGCGGCATCATGGCTGCGAGGTTTGCGCAGGCAGGCGTCACGGCGGGGGCATTGACGCTCGATGGTGCCACCGGGATGAATCGGCTGATGGTCGGCCCGGACTATGAACAGCTGCGCGATGCCATGACCCACGTCGAGCATGGGCAGACCTTGCGTTACTCGCTCGAAAACGTGGGCGAACCGTTGCTGATTACCGAACACAAGTTCCGCGTGAAACGCTTCCCCACCTGCGGAGCGATCCATCGCGCGATGGACGGGCTTCTCGATCTCAAGGAGCAGTACGACTTCACCGCCGCCGATGTTGTCTCGGTCGATCTCCTGATGCCGCAAGTACACTTCAACAATGTGTTCTACACGGACCCGCAGAATCCCCTGGAGGCCAAGTTTTCCGCTGAATATGCCGTGGGCTGCATTCTCGCTCGCGGAGACTGCACCCTGGCGGACTTCACGCCGGAGAAGGTGATGTCCGAGGATGTCCGGGCCCTGTTCCCGATCATCCACCGGCATCCGGTCGACAAGGCCGAAAGCGAATTCCCGACCGAGGTCCACGTCGAGTTGAAGGACGGTCGCAAGGTGAAGGCGGTTATCGCCTGGCCTCGAGGAAGCAAGGCGGCACCTTTCACCGATGCCGAGTACTGGAGCAAATTCGACAAGTGCTGCGCTGGGGTGCTGGACGATGACGCCCGTGCCCACTTGCGCGATGCATTGGAACGGTTGCCCGATCTGTCCCACGCAGGCGAGATCATGGCCAGAGCCACTTTCCCGTCTTCTCAAGCGACCAGGCAGCAAGGACAACGAAGAGTCTATGACAACGCCAACTGA
- a CDS encoding ComEA family DNA-binding protein, which translates to MAKQLDLNASTRAALERGAGVRRAIAVRIVAERNARGGFRSINDLRTIEGITDEDLAALKANVFVRGDSRQRSAKAGRSGSEKEARPPTVFSAAIDASFQADANVRGALTENLKPLRADAEAIDVRLQAAFKNFTADTLIGERGQRHYVAPGSNPSGELDQIITQRVKELRSGGERRGLALHDTPELRRLVKKGDNGKSVVDLGKLIEYIDRKSRTSTLVTEPEHAPLAAEIEAERLLVDAERPGENGNGQGVVRRKTSALEARDVSPMVEEAVAVQMESVTAPETQLTYGKIPNSADDDKVQKEIRENFELRIGASDVTAYHDFHTLQIAFRHVWTRIFDGQLTTLGQDLYREYVRLKDFSGSTAADIPVGSLEDLRRLMDEIKKLSQFVDEETPDNLRPGGSEAKSGGLPTPTPEDAARGAVAVATGGASLFIEWAFNELIKAGNRPVRVTWAEFPLKLNEGRGNIIELRPPEQNVMPPGAVEMVLETDSNSYKKKITFQQWDRDSQRPIYSADLQNFGGGHGPIDRVVLNASQMQNGTLKFISEDEVVNELLLGRYVLGELGERLMDRTRLTFRWKGQR; encoded by the coding sequence ATGGCAAAGCAGCTCGACTTGAACGCTTCAACTAGGGCGGCTCTCGAGAGAGGCGCTGGCGTCAGGAGGGCTATCGCCGTCCGCATAGTGGCAGAACGAAATGCACGCGGCGGCTTTCGTAGCATCAACGATCTGCGAACAATCGAAGGCATCACCGATGAGGACCTTGCGGCGCTAAAAGCGAACGTTTTCGTGCGCGGTGATAGCCGGCAACGCAGTGCGAAGGCCGGGAGGTCAGGATCCGAAAAGGAGGCGAGACCTCCGACCGTCTTCAGCGCCGCCATCGATGCCTCGTTTCAGGCTGACGCCAACGTCCGCGGAGCACTCACCGAGAATCTGAAGCCGCTGCGCGCCGATGCCGAAGCCATCGATGTAAGGCTGCAAGCCGCGTTCAAGAATTTCACTGCAGACACACTCATCGGCGAGCGCGGTCAGCGCCACTATGTCGCACCCGGGTCAAATCCGTCGGGTGAACTCGATCAAATCATAACCCAGCGGGTGAAAGAGCTTCGATCCGGGGGCGAACGCCGCGGCCTCGCGCTGCACGACACGCCCGAGCTGCGCAGACTAGTCAAGAAGGGCGACAACGGCAAATCGGTCGTCGATCTGGGCAAACTCATCGAATACATCGACCGCAAGAGCCGGACCTCCACCTTGGTGACCGAGCCGGAACATGCGCCGCTCGCAGCTGAGATCGAAGCTGAAAGGCTCCTCGTGGACGCTGAGCGTCCCGGCGAGAATGGGAATGGCCAAGGTGTGGTGCGACGCAAGACATCGGCGCTCGAGGCACGAGATGTTAGTCCGATGGTCGAGGAAGCAGTCGCCGTGCAGATGGAATCGGTGACGGCGCCGGAAACCCAACTTACCTACGGCAAGATTCCCAATAGTGCCGACGACGACAAGGTGCAGAAGGAAATTCGGGAGAATTTCGAACTGCGGATCGGGGCATCGGATGTTACCGCCTACCACGACTTTCACACCCTGCAGATCGCCTTCCGGCACGTCTGGACACGGATTTTCGATGGCCAACTGACCACTCTGGGGCAGGACCTCTATCGCGAGTACGTAAGGCTTAAGGACTTCAGCGGTTCCACAGCGGCTGACATTCCGGTGGGCAGTCTCGAAGATTTGCGGCGGCTGATGGATGAAATCAAGAAGCTCAGTCAATTCGTCGACGAAGAGACGCCTGACAACTTGCGACCGGGGGGAAGCGAGGCCAAGAGCGGCGGACTGCCGACACCGACACCTGAGGATGCGGCCCGGGGTGCGGTGGCGGTGGCGACCGGCGGTGCCAGCCTGTTCATCGAGTGGGCCTTCAATGAGCTCATCAAGGCCGGCAACCGCCCCGTACGCGTGACGTGGGCTGAGTTCCCGCTCAAGCTCAACGAAGGCCGCGGCAACATCATCGAGCTACGGCCACCCGAGCAGAACGTGATGCCGCCTGGAGCCGTGGAAATGGTGCTCGAAACTGATTCAAACTCTTACAAGAAGAAGATCACGTTCCAGCAGTGGGATCGCGATAGCCAGCGGCCAATCTACAGCGCAGACCTGCAGAACTTCGGCGGTGGCCACGGTCCTATCGACCGCGTGGTGCTGAACGCCTCGCAGATGCAGAACGGCACGCTCAAGTTCATTTCGGAAGATGAGGTGGTCAACGAGCTGCTGCTCGGTCGATACGTGCTCGGCGAGCTCGGCGAGCGGCTCATGGATCGGACGCGGCTGACGTTCCGTTGGAAAGGGCAGAGGTAA